A portion of the Chromobacterium sp. IIBBL 290-4 genome contains these proteins:
- a CDS encoding MFS transporter, producing MSAVSSSLWRQPVFAGLFASTALLALGGQIYQLALPLILYELTHSLAAMSNLRAVEFLPNLALAAVIGVWVDRVCRRSWAQRALLAMAVLLGGCALALAAGGMRAWLFYPLTFCVMLCNYVTAICRMALVKESVPQAQLVQANGYLGTLSDVFAVSGPLLSGLLIAWARPHWSLGVPAVMFLCSALLMVRVPKSAVRPSRERRFLTELADGWRALRGNAALWQLSWIVVLANGSAGVAEVLFLFRARDQLGLSPGELGVLFGCAGAGGIVAGLRVAQVRRWLGLGRMICLALLLEAAGMAAQACLDSPTWLAGAMALQSFAVVCGNVGIWSYRQEATPAELIGRVSGLTGSLFKLLMPLALLLGGMLSADMPLRTLMLATAAWQLAAGALCCFSRVRTVV from the coding sequence ATGTCGGCTGTTTCTTCTTCCTTGTGGCGGCAGCCGGTGTTCGCCGGCTTGTTCGCCTCCACCGCCTTGCTGGCGCTGGGCGGCCAGATTTATCAATTGGCCTTGCCCTTGATCTTGTATGAGCTGACGCACTCCCTGGCGGCGATGAGCAATCTGCGGGCGGTGGAGTTTCTGCCCAACCTGGCTCTGGCGGCGGTCATCGGCGTATGGGTGGACAGAGTATGCCGCCGCAGCTGGGCGCAGCGGGCCTTGCTGGCGATGGCGGTTCTGTTGGGCGGATGCGCGTTGGCCCTGGCCGCGGGCGGCATGCGCGCCTGGCTGTTCTATCCGCTGACCTTCTGCGTGATGCTGTGCAACTACGTGACCGCCATCTGCCGGATGGCCTTGGTGAAGGAGAGCGTGCCGCAGGCGCAGTTGGTGCAGGCCAATGGCTATTTGGGCACGCTGTCCGATGTTTTCGCCGTCAGCGGGCCTTTGCTGTCCGGCTTGCTGATTGCCTGGGCCCGTCCGCATTGGAGCCTGGGCGTGCCGGCCGTGATGTTTTTGTGCTCAGCGCTGCTGATGGTCCGGGTACCCAAGTCCGCCGTTCGGCCAAGTCGCGAACGACGCTTCCTGACGGAGCTGGCCGATGGCTGGCGCGCTTTGCGCGGCAACGCTGCCTTGTGGCAGCTCAGCTGGATTGTGGTGTTGGCCAATGGCTCGGCTGGCGTGGCCGAGGTGCTGTTCCTGTTCCGGGCGCGCGACCAACTGGGTTTGTCGCCTGGCGAGCTCGGCGTGTTGTTCGGCTGCGCCGGCGCGGGCGGCATCGTCGCGGGCTTGCGTGTGGCGCAAGTGCGGCGCTGGCTGGGCCTGGGACGGATGATTTGTCTGGCGTTGCTATTGGAGGCGGCGGGGATGGCGGCGCAGGCGTGTTTGGATTCGCCGACCTGGCTGGCCGGCGCGATGGCGCTGCAAAGCTTTGCCGTGGTGTGCGGCAATGTCGGCATCTGGAGCTATCGGCAGGAAGCGACGCCGGCGGAGTTGATCGGCCGGGTGTCCGGCTTGACCGGCTCGCTGTTCAAATTGCTGATGCCGCTGGCGCTGTTGCTGGGCGGGATGTTGTCGGCCGACATGCCGTTGCGGACCTTGATGCTGGCGACGGCGGCCTGGCAACTGGCGGCGGGCGCGCTATGTTGTTTCAGCCGGGTGAGAACGGTGGTCTGA
- a CDS encoding FixH family protein, producing the protein MQHTAHHPPRPWYREPWPWILFGIPLVSIIVGVFFLITAIRSDDGLVTDDYYKKGKAINMELRRDKVAAQMGLSGQLMFGNDGRSLRLITTSKAQLPDTLTLKMIHPAQDDFDQGAEMTLTGPNLYQGVLSKELVTANHWYVQVEDHDKKWRIVGEWKTAQGPMAQLGQPKLEPVEH; encoded by the coding sequence ATGCAACACACCGCCCACCACCCGCCCCGCCCCTGGTACCGCGAGCCTTGGCCGTGGATTTTGTTCGGCATCCCGCTGGTTTCCATCATCGTCGGCGTGTTCTTTCTGATCACCGCCATCCGCTCCGACGACGGCCTGGTGACCGACGACTACTACAAGAAGGGCAAGGCCATCAATATGGAGCTGCGCCGCGACAAAGTCGCCGCGCAGATGGGCCTGTCCGGCCAGCTGATGTTCGGCAACGACGGCCGCAGCTTAAGGCTGATCACCACCAGCAAGGCGCAGCTGCCCGACACCCTGACGCTGAAGATGATCCATCCGGCCCAGGACGATTTCGACCAGGGCGCGGAAATGACGCTGACCGGCCCCAATCTGTACCAAGGCGTGCTGAGCAAGGAACTGGTCACCGCCAACCACTGGTATGTGCAGGTGGAAGACCACGACAAGAAATGGCGCATCGTCGGCGAATGGAAAACCGCCCAAGGACCGATGGCGCAGCTGGGCCAGCCCAAGCTGGAGCCGGTGGAGCACTGA